One window of the Catenulispora sp. EB89 genome contains the following:
- a CDS encoding peptide-N4-asparagine amidase, translated as MWRPLVLAAAAAMFVAGTLAGTAAAAAPTVEINYQNPVTALPPIARPDTPSCTVTAMQHDFANSYGQPFVGTLTPPAACPGPWSKVVLDWSGNAAGRQYDRLAGVWIGGSEVFRTSTPEPDPAGISWHVDQDISAFIPLLRTPQPVVVDLGNVVNSTYTATYHMTMTVTYYQADKHNPQAAHSDVVVPISQSTSAAGWYSLTKGQTASATVTLPRNTESADLQLYARGGGCEEFWYSNVPDSYAASHSSEGLCGGGTYREVQVLVDGKPAGTAQPFPVIYTGGVSPLMWRPIPSIDAFRTQPYDLDLTPFAGVLADGKPHTVTLVPPSDISDTWLMDGSLFVNVDAGSAQTSGAVTQDTITPSPDVNYTVATQSDGSDLITAAVTRDWTVAGYVDTSHGRITTSVVRHSAYSNSDDVAQAGAVQTVKQRDSGWTQTTTGRGPGLGNRQVRNDSWSYPIDMSSTYVPGANSDSYTADGQVSVTRQLTSTETDHGDAWKPISAVDDHVQAKGSLQRVNGVVTAADGSDSELYVGADRSGCYGHYIAADHGYVTQDFRTGCFGK; from the coding sequence ATGTGGAGACCCCTGGTTCTGGCCGCAGCCGCGGCCATGTTCGTCGCCGGCACGCTCGCGGGCACCGCCGCGGCCGCCGCGCCGACGGTGGAGATCAACTATCAGAACCCGGTGACGGCGCTGCCGCCGATCGCGCGGCCGGACACCCCGAGCTGCACGGTCACGGCCATGCAGCACGACTTCGCCAACAGCTACGGCCAGCCCTTCGTCGGCACCCTGACACCGCCGGCGGCCTGCCCCGGACCGTGGTCGAAGGTGGTGCTGGACTGGTCCGGCAACGCCGCCGGGCGGCAGTACGACCGGCTGGCGGGGGTGTGGATCGGCGGCTCGGAGGTGTTCCGGACCAGCACCCCCGAACCGGATCCGGCGGGCATCAGCTGGCACGTCGACCAGGACATCTCAGCGTTCATCCCGTTGCTGCGGACGCCCCAGCCGGTGGTGGTGGACCTGGGGAACGTCGTGAACAGCACGTACACCGCCACGTATCACATGACGATGACCGTGACGTACTACCAGGCCGACAAGCACAACCCGCAGGCCGCGCACAGCGATGTCGTCGTGCCGATCTCGCAGAGCACGTCGGCGGCCGGCTGGTACAGCCTGACCAAGGGGCAGACCGCGAGCGCCACGGTGACGCTGCCGCGGAACACCGAGAGCGCTGATCTGCAGCTGTACGCGCGCGGCGGCGGGTGTGAGGAGTTCTGGTACTCGAACGTGCCCGACTCCTACGCCGCGTCGCACTCCAGCGAAGGACTTTGCGGCGGCGGAACGTACCGCGAGGTGCAGGTCCTGGTCGACGGCAAGCCGGCCGGGACCGCGCAGCCGTTCCCGGTGATCTACACCGGCGGTGTCAGTCCGCTGATGTGGCGGCCGATCCCGAGCATCGACGCGTTCCGGACCCAGCCGTACGACCTGGACCTGACGCCGTTCGCCGGGGTGCTGGCCGACGGCAAGCCGCACACCGTGACCCTGGTGCCGCCCTCGGACATCAGCGACACGTGGCTGATGGACGGCAGCCTGTTCGTGAACGTCGACGCCGGCTCGGCGCAGACCTCCGGCGCGGTCACGCAGGACACGATCACGCCGTCGCCGGACGTGAACTACACGGTCGCGACGCAGTCCGACGGCAGCGACCTGATCACCGCGGCGGTGACGCGGGACTGGACCGTCGCCGGCTACGTCGACACCTCGCACGGCCGGATCACCACGAGCGTGGTGCGGCACAGCGCGTACTCGAACTCCGACGACGTCGCGCAGGCCGGCGCGGTACAGACCGTGAAGCAGCGGGACTCCGGCTGGACCCAGACCACCACCGGTCGCGGTCCGGGGCTGGGGAACCGGCAGGTGCGCAACGACAGCTGGTCGTACCCGATCGACATGAGCAGCACCTACGTGCCGGGGGCGAACTCGGACTCGTACACCGCCGACGGGCAGGTCAGCGTCACGCGCCAGCTGACCAGCACCGAGACCGACCACGGCGACGCGTGGAAGCCGATCTCAGCGGTCGACGACCATGTGCAGGCCAAGGGGAGTCTGCAGCGCGTGAACGGTGTGGTGACGGCGGCGGACGGTTCGGACTCCGAGCTGTACGTCGGCGCCGACCGGTCCGGGTGCTACGGGCACTACATCGCCGCCGACCACGGCTACGTGACGCAGGACTTCCGGACGGGGTGCTTCGGCAAGTAG
- a CDS encoding chaplin, whose protein sequence is MAGAGMASAEATAHGSAQDSPGIVSGNTIQVPVQVPVNACGLTVSVIGILDQAFGNTCVNG, encoded by the coding sequence ATGGCCGGGGCCGGCATGGCCAGCGCCGAGGCCACCGCCCACGGCTCCGCCCAGGACTCCCCGGGCATCGTCTCGGGCAACACGATCCAGGTTCCGGTGCAGGTGCCCGTGAACGCCTGCGGCCTCACCGTGAGCGTCATCGGCATCCTGGACCAGGCGTTCGGCAACACCTGCGTCAACGGCTGA
- a CDS encoding ArsR/SmtB family transcription factor yields the protein MDDALDDVFKALADPSRRALLDTLNARNGQTLRELCAGLEMARQSVSKHLAVLEEAGLVTTVWRGREKLHYLNAAPVHEIAHRWISRFDQARVQALADLKLALEETPMDAPTFVYTTYIRTTPQKLWQALTEPAFTQRYWSTEFTTDWQVGSPMTWDNHGVVITDPEQVVLEAEPYSKLSYTWHSVTPELAKRFEWDDETLAKLSAEARSKVTFTIDEEAGQVVKLTVVHDGFDPGSKFAEMVSHGWPAVVASLKSLLETGEPLSEGN from the coding sequence ATGGACGACGCGCTCGACGACGTGTTCAAGGCGCTGGCCGACCCGAGTCGGCGCGCGCTGCTCGACACGCTCAACGCCCGCAACGGGCAGACGCTGCGTGAGCTGTGCGCCGGCCTGGAGATGGCCCGGCAGTCCGTCAGCAAGCACCTCGCGGTGCTGGAGGAGGCCGGGCTGGTGACCACCGTGTGGCGGGGCCGCGAGAAGTTGCACTACCTCAACGCCGCTCCCGTGCACGAGATCGCCCACCGCTGGATCAGCCGCTTCGACCAGGCCAGGGTCCAAGCCCTGGCGGACCTGAAACTCGCCTTGGAGGAGACCCCGATGGACGCCCCGACCTTCGTCTACACCACCTACATCCGCACCACTCCGCAGAAGCTCTGGCAGGCCCTGACCGAGCCCGCCTTCACCCAGCGCTACTGGTCCACGGAGTTCACCACCGACTGGCAGGTCGGCTCGCCGATGACCTGGGACAACCACGGCGTCGTGATCACCGACCCGGAGCAGGTCGTGCTGGAGGCCGAGCCCTACAGCAAGCTCTCCTACACCTGGCACTCCGTCACCCCGGAGCTGGCCAAGCGCTTCGAGTGGGACGACGAGACGCTGGCCAAGCTCTCCGCCGAGGCCCGCTCGAAGGTCACCTTCACCATCGACGAGGAAGCCGGCCAGGTGGTGAAGCTGACCGTCGTGCACGACGGCTTCGACCCGGGGTCGAAGTTCGCCGAGATGGTCAGCCACGGCTGGCCGGCCGTGGTGGCGAGCCTGAAGTCGCTGCTGGAGACCGGCGAGCCGCTGTCGGAGGGGAACTGA
- a CDS encoding YhjD/YihY/BrkB family envelope integrity protein, with the protein MKIRDAQSALRRAPHTGRALAAYSRYYRIDLRDAASAVVYYSTLSLLPVLVLGYLGLAWLAQRHPHRYKNADQNLAKTIGIPVQDVSSLFNAQAHALLTATTSIIGTMGVLYGAWAWMNTLARAQRTIWGTEDDPVPWRRGVRDTVAALAAIPLMFLGFAVSGMSWGRLRVRWHHSGASWQTLATLVASIVLLALGTALFTVISHQLCRRLGGAPATKDLWLSAAATGLCTAVMSAAAQEIVRHTASNPYGIVIDFVGLMVWVSIVIRVHLSLTLWAAEEDPSTAHRNQQIQLITARAQPAPR; encoded by the coding sequence GTGAAGATCCGCGACGCCCAAAGCGCCCTGCGCAGAGCCCCCCACACCGGCCGAGCCCTCGCCGCCTACTCCCGCTACTACCGCATCGACCTGCGCGATGCGGCCAGCGCCGTGGTCTACTACAGCACCCTGTCACTGCTGCCGGTCCTCGTCCTCGGCTATCTCGGCCTGGCCTGGCTGGCCCAGCGCCACCCCCACCGCTACAAGAACGCCGACCAGAACCTGGCCAAGACCATCGGCATCCCGGTCCAGGACGTCAGCTCCCTGTTCAACGCCCAGGCCCACGCCCTGCTCACCGCCACCACCTCGATCATCGGCACGATGGGCGTCCTGTACGGCGCCTGGGCCTGGATGAACACCCTCGCCCGGGCCCAACGCACCATCTGGGGCACCGAGGACGACCCGGTCCCGTGGCGCCGCGGTGTCCGCGACACCGTCGCCGCCCTGGCCGCGATCCCCTTGATGTTCCTCGGCTTCGCCGTCTCCGGCATGAGCTGGGGCCGCCTGCGCGTGCGCTGGCACCACTCCGGCGCGAGCTGGCAAACCCTGGCGACACTCGTCGCCTCCATCGTGCTCCTCGCACTGGGCACGGCGCTGTTCACCGTCATCAGCCACCAGCTGTGCCGACGCCTCGGCGGCGCCCCGGCCACCAAGGACCTGTGGCTCAGCGCCGCCGCGACCGGCCTGTGCACCGCCGTGATGTCCGCCGCCGCGCAGGAGATCGTCCGCCACACCGCGTCCAACCCCTACGGCATCGTCATCGACTTCGTCGGCCTGATGGTGTGGGTCAGCATCGTGATCCGCGTCCACCTGTCGCTGACGCTGTGGGCCGCCGAGGAAGATCCCTCGACGGCCCACAGGAACCAGCAGATTCAGCTCATCACAGCGCGAGCGCAGCCAGCGCCGCGTTGA
- a CDS encoding rhomboid family intramembrane serine protease: protein MRTGWIELAAIPAVLLVVYLLRTNTWASRHVRSVWNWLKAWAKLAPFTTVLSLLVAVHAWMLIGLSPRLRDEVLLTHSTTLAHLKKEPLTVLFGSAMWTDVNELVFMALTAFIYLAPLERWIGTWRTVLAFLAGHIGATLLIALWIEETVVLTPEQDRVYARTIDVGISYGAYACAALLAYRLRWPFRLSVWSLMLAYLLYQASLKNFDAAIDYTPLGHLVAFGIGLCLYPLTRTNRARERRHDPWIRISRPTSEFPAAEPTSDNEATSLAR from the coding sequence ATGAGGACCGGCTGGATCGAACTCGCCGCCATTCCGGCGGTGCTGCTGGTCGTGTATCTCCTGCGCACCAACACCTGGGCCAGCCGCCACGTGCGCAGCGTCTGGAACTGGCTCAAGGCCTGGGCGAAGCTGGCGCCGTTCACCACCGTGCTCTCGCTGCTGGTCGCGGTGCACGCCTGGATGCTGATCGGGCTGTCCCCGCGGCTGCGCGACGAGGTCCTGCTGACGCACTCCACCACGCTGGCCCACCTGAAGAAAGAGCCGCTGACCGTGCTGTTCGGCTCGGCGATGTGGACCGACGTCAACGAGCTCGTCTTCATGGCCCTGACCGCCTTCATCTACCTGGCGCCGCTGGAGCGCTGGATCGGCACCTGGCGCACCGTGCTGGCGTTCCTGGCCGGCCACATCGGCGCCACGCTCCTGATAGCGCTGTGGATCGAGGAGACGGTCGTCCTGACCCCGGAGCAGGACCGGGTCTACGCCCGCACCATCGACGTCGGCATCAGCTACGGCGCCTACGCCTGCGCCGCGCTGCTGGCCTACCGGCTGCGCTGGCCGTTCCGGCTCTCGGTGTGGTCGCTGATGTTGGCCTACCTGCTCTACCAGGCCTCGCTGAAGAACTTCGACGCGGCCATCGACTACACCCCGCTCGGGCACCTGGTCGCGTTCGGCATCGGGCTGTGCCTGTACCCGCTGACCAGGACCAACCGCGCCCGGGAGCGAAGACACGATCCCTGGATCAGAATCTCCCGCCCGACCTCGGAGTTTCCGGCAGCCGAGCCGACGTCCGATAATGAGGCCACGAGCCTGGCGCGGTGA
- a CDS encoding acyl-CoA thioesterase, translating into MVFSVPVTVRGYELDTQGHLNQAVYLQYSEHARWELLRAAGIQQNDLIAGGIGPVVLELNVKFLRELRGGEEVDVTCELAWAEGKVFQFKQQVLKKDGTVCADIIVVGGILDLQARKLVPSPAERLAAVASDPALLGI; encoded by the coding sequence ATGGTCTTCTCGGTCCCCGTCACCGTCCGAGGCTACGAACTCGACACCCAGGGCCACCTCAACCAGGCCGTCTACCTCCAGTACTCCGAGCACGCACGCTGGGAACTGCTCCGCGCGGCCGGCATCCAGCAGAACGACCTGATCGCCGGCGGCATCGGCCCGGTCGTCCTCGAGCTGAACGTCAAGTTCCTGCGCGAGCTGCGCGGAGGCGAGGAAGTGGACGTCACCTGCGAGCTCGCCTGGGCCGAGGGCAAAGTCTTCCAGTTCAAGCAGCAGGTCCTGAAGAAGGACGGCACAGTCTGCGCCGACATCATCGTGGTCGGCGGCATCCTGGACCTCCAGGCGCGCAAGCTGGTCCCGAGCCCGGCCGAGCGGCTGGCGGCGGTGGCGAGCGATCCGGCGCTGTTGGGGATCTGA
- a CDS encoding chaplin, protein MQSQVKRRIVFGLTTGGLLATGGAGFAHADASSAGSGDSGTTTAGSPGILSGNTIQIPVDIPINVCGVTANVIGLLNPAAGNHCSNDGGATAGGVTAGGSGGATAAGSSVGSPGILSGNTIQAPVHVPVNVCGDSVNVVGVGNGAKDNHCHNGGGATTGGSGGATAVGSSVGSPGILSGNTVQVPVDVPVNLCGDTVNVVGVGNGAKGNHCHNAGGSATGGSTGGATAVGSSVGSPGILSGNTVQLPISVPVNACGDSVNVVGVGNDANGNACANNTPSTPPTTTTPPPTTSTPGGWVAPHTTGAETGSAVPAAATTGMLAHTGADALMLAPIGAALMGGGTFMYRKFKPARTR, encoded by the coding sequence ATGCAATCGCAAGTGAAGCGGCGGATCGTTTTCGGGCTCACCACCGGCGGGCTGCTCGCCACCGGCGGCGCCGGGTTCGCGCACGCGGACGCCTCGAGCGCCGGCTCCGGCGACTCCGGCACCACCACCGCCGGCTCCCCCGGCATCCTCTCGGGCAACACCATCCAGATCCCGGTGGACATCCCGATCAACGTCTGCGGCGTGACGGCGAACGTGATCGGCCTGCTCAACCCGGCGGCCGGCAACCACTGCTCGAACGACGGCGGTGCCACCGCGGGCGGCGTGACCGCCGGCGGCAGCGGCGGCGCCACGGCCGCCGGCAGCTCGGTCGGCTCGCCCGGGATCCTGTCCGGGAACACCATCCAGGCGCCGGTGCACGTCCCGGTCAACGTCTGCGGCGACTCGGTGAACGTGGTCGGCGTCGGCAACGGCGCCAAGGACAACCACTGCCACAACGGCGGCGGTGCGACGACCGGCGGCAGCGGCGGCGCGACCGCGGTCGGCAGCTCGGTGGGCTCGCCCGGGATCCTGTCCGGCAACACCGTGCAGGTCCCGGTCGACGTCCCGGTCAACCTCTGCGGCGACACCGTCAACGTGGTCGGTGTCGGCAACGGGGCCAAGGGCAACCACTGCCACAACGCCGGCGGCTCGGCCACCGGCGGTTCGACCGGCGGCGCGACCGCGGTCGGCAGCTCGGTCGGCTCGCCCGGGATCCTGTCCGGGAACACCGTTCAGCTGCCGATCTCCGTGCCGGTCAACGCCTGCGGCGACTCGGTGAACGTGGTCGGCGTCGGCAACGACGCCAACGGCAACGCGTGTGCGAACAACACGCCGTCCACGCCCCCCACCACGACCACCCCGCCGCCGACCACCAGCACCCCCGGCGGCTGGGTCGCCCCGCACACCACCGGCGCCGAGACCGGCAGCGCGGTCCCGGCGGCCGCGACCACCGGCATGCTCGCGCACACCGGCGCGGACGCCCTGATGCTGGCGCCGATCGGCGCTGCGCTGATGGGCGGCGGCACGTTCATGTACCGCAAGTTCAAGCCGGCCCGCACGCGCTAG
- a CDS encoding pyruvate dehydrogenase, translated as MPAAVPLTDPTTPADLAALNEIQQRVLWLATRIVDAANHDRATGDGVKVGGHQASSASLVTAMTALYFRYLGPDDKVSVKPHASPVFHAIQYLLGELDAGYLTKLRAFGGLQSYPSRTKDPDRVDFSTGSVGLGPAAPLFAAAARRYVDAHFGARPRSRFVALLGDAELDEGNVWEAIADPACAGLGEVMWIVDFNRQSLDRVVPGIREGQLRLQFEAAGWHVVEVKYGRRLQAVFDRPGGGALKAWIDAMPNERYQSLFGLDGARLRSAFLEGAPPEVAPLIAVVPDDDLGALLTDLGGHDLTAMLDAYAACDAVTDRPSVVFAYTVKGWGLPIAGNPRNHSALLSTEQIAVLRAAQGLTEATEWDRLSPDTAAGRLAAARAEQLKRPLPTAHPAIPVPAQVETRSPAKPTSTQEAFGRLVSGLARTPEVARHLVTTAPDVATSTNLAGFINKFGVFAPAEVQNYTAADSPVRWTESPSGQHIELGISEMNLFLLLGQLGLAWDLSDQPLLPIGTVYDPFVCRGLDAFIYGTYSGARFLIAGTPSGVTLAPEGGAHQSTITASIGLELPNVVFSEPAYTRTLDWVLCDALARMGRGEAGSSAYLRLTTRPIDQAPFEAALARVGEERLRAQVLAGGYRLHIAAELEFAGAPVVHLAASGAVLPEVLEAAAELASEGVAAHVVDVTSLDRLYTGWRRSLQQDYRSASGPRRPSVLKELFPGRAPIVTVHDAASHAMAWLGSAVGVPAVPLGVDSFGQSGTVADLYAQHDLVPGAIVNAALAALAL; from the coding sequence ATGCCCGCAGCCGTTCCCCTGACCGACCCGACGACCCCCGCCGACCTGGCCGCGCTGAACGAGATCCAGCAGCGCGTCCTGTGGCTGGCCACCCGGATCGTCGACGCCGCCAACCACGACCGCGCCACCGGCGACGGGGTCAAGGTCGGCGGCCACCAGGCCTCCTCGGCCTCCCTGGTCACCGCGATGACCGCGCTCTACTTCCGCTACCTGGGCCCGGACGACAAGGTCTCGGTCAAGCCGCACGCCTCCCCGGTCTTCCACGCCATCCAGTACCTGCTTGGCGAGCTCGACGCCGGCTACCTCACCAAGCTGCGCGCCTTCGGCGGCCTGCAGTCCTACCCGAGCCGCACCAAGGACCCCGACCGCGTCGACTTCTCCACCGGCTCGGTGGGCCTGGGCCCGGCCGCGCCGCTGTTCGCCGCCGCCGCGCGCCGCTACGTCGACGCGCACTTCGGCGCCCGGCCGCGCTCCCGCTTCGTGGCCCTGCTCGGCGACGCCGAACTGGACGAGGGCAACGTCTGGGAGGCCATCGCCGACCCCGCGTGCGCGGGCCTGGGCGAGGTCATGTGGATCGTCGACTTCAACCGGCAGTCCCTGGACCGCGTGGTCCCCGGCATCCGCGAGGGCCAGCTGCGCCTGCAGTTCGAGGCCGCGGGCTGGCACGTCGTCGAGGTCAAGTACGGCCGCCGGCTGCAGGCGGTCTTCGACCGGCCCGGCGGCGGCGCGCTGAAGGCCTGGATCGACGCCATGCCCAACGAGCGCTACCAGTCGCTGTTCGGCCTGGACGGCGCGCGCCTGCGCTCGGCGTTCCTGGAAGGCGCCCCGCCGGAGGTCGCCCCGCTGATCGCGGTGGTCCCCGACGACGACCTCGGCGCCCTGCTCACCGACCTCGGCGGTCACGACCTGACCGCGATGCTCGACGCCTACGCCGCGTGCGACGCCGTCACCGACCGGCCGAGCGTGGTCTTCGCCTACACGGTGAAGGGCTGGGGCCTGCCGATCGCCGGCAACCCCCGCAACCACTCCGCGCTGCTGAGCACCGAGCAGATCGCGGTCCTGCGCGCGGCCCAGGGCCTGACCGAGGCCACCGAGTGGGACCGCCTGTCCCCGGACACCGCCGCCGGCCGCCTGGCCGCGGCCCGCGCCGAGCAGTTGAAGCGGCCGCTGCCCACCGCGCACCCGGCGATCCCGGTCCCGGCCCAGGTCGAGACCCGCTCCCCGGCCAAGCCGACCTCCACCCAGGAGGCCTTCGGCCGCCTGGTGTCCGGCCTGGCCCGCACCCCGGAGGTGGCGCGGCACCTGGTGACCACGGCGCCGGACGTGGCGACCTCGACGAACCTGGCCGGGTTCATCAACAAGTTCGGCGTGTTCGCCCCGGCCGAGGTGCAGAACTACACCGCCGCCGACTCCCCGGTGCGCTGGACCGAATCGCCGTCGGGGCAGCACATCGAGCTGGGCATCTCCGAGATGAACCTGTTCCTGCTGCTGGGCCAGCTCGGCCTGGCCTGGGACCTGTCGGACCAGCCGCTGCTGCCGATCGGGACGGTGTACGACCCCTTCGTCTGCCGCGGCCTGGACGCGTTCATCTACGGGACCTACTCCGGCGCGCGCTTCCTGATCGCCGGCACGCCCTCCGGCGTCACCCTGGCCCCCGAGGGCGGCGCGCACCAGTCCACGATCACCGCCTCGATCGGCCTGGAGCTGCCGAACGTGGTGTTCTCCGAGCCCGCCTACACCCGCACGCTGGACTGGGTGCTGTGCGACGCGCTGGCCCGGATGGGCCGCGGCGAGGCCGGCTCCTCGGCCTACCTGCGGCTCACCACTCGCCCGATCGACCAGGCCCCGTTCGAGGCCGCCCTGGCCCGGGTGGGGGAGGAGCGGCTGCGCGCGCAGGTGCTGGCCGGCGGCTACCGCCTGCACATCGCCGCCGAGCTGGAGTTCGCCGGCGCGCCGGTGGTGCACCTGGCGGCCTCCGGCGCGGTCCTGCCGGAGGTGCTGGAGGCCGCCGCCGAGCTGGCCTCCGAGGGTGTCGCGGCGCACGTGGTCGACGTGACCAGCCTGGACCGGCTGTACACCGGCTGGCGGCGCTCGCTACAGCAGGACTACCGCAGCGCCTCCGGCCCGCGGCGGCCGTCGGTGCTCAAGGAGCTGTTCCCGGGGCGCGCGCCGATCGTCACCGTGCACGACGCCGCCTCGCACGCGATGGCCTGGCTGGGCTCGGCGGTCGGGGTGCCGGCGGTGCCGCTGGGCGTGGACAGCTTCGGCCAGTCCGGGACCGTGGCGGACCTGTACGCGCAGCACGATCTGGTGCCCGGCGCGATCGTCAACGCGGCGCTGGCTGCGCTCGCGCTGTGA
- a CDS encoding glycoside hydrolase N-terminal domain-containing protein has protein sequence MEHLLWYDAPATDWEREALPIGNGRIGAMVFGGIAAERVQFTEKTLWTGGPGHPGYDHGDWREPRPGALEEVRRRIEEEGFLPKATVTELLGQPKTGFGNFQNYGDLIIEFPTLNTGVQDYRRTLDISDALAGVTFEADGVRHHREYFVSHPAGVLVGRLAVDRPGALDCVLRYEPGIDEVTVTTEDAAIVVHGALPDNGLRHAARIQVIAEGGRVTAHQGPGTAYEGCLTVEGADRIVVILAAATDYAAAYPAYRNGIDPSGPVADAVAKAAATAYEDLHAAHVADHSALFDRVVLNLGGSLPEDVPTDRLQAAYGTPDSTPDADRALEQLFFDHGRYLLIASSRPGNLLPANLQGVWNASPTPPWSADYHVNINLQMNYWPAEPCALGECAEPLFDFIEALREPGRVSARTVFGTEGWVVHNETNPFGFTGVHDWPDAFWFPEAAAWLCLHLWEHYQFTMDEDFLRERAYPAMMEAAEFWLANLRRDPRDGKLVANPSFSPEQGEYTAGGSMAQQIVHGLFDTAVVLAGRYELDTDRWDRLKNACEDLDPGLRVGSWGQLQEWKEDLDDPQNQHRHVSQMYALHPGSAIDGRYDEEFAAAARTTLNARGDGGTGWSKAWKINFWARLRDGDRAHRLLAEQLAGSTLPNLFDTHPPFQIDGNFGATAGIAEMLVSSELGEIEILPALPAAWPTGSVSGLRARGGVRVDIAWADGKATELSLTADRDTTLRIRSSLSDPQAQTELEAGRTLTWKEEIK, from the coding sequence ATGGAACACCTGCTGTGGTACGACGCCCCGGCGACCGACTGGGAACGCGAGGCGCTGCCGATCGGGAACGGCCGGATCGGCGCGATGGTCTTCGGCGGGATCGCCGCCGAGCGCGTCCAGTTCACCGAGAAGACGCTGTGGACCGGGGGACCGGGGCACCCCGGCTACGACCACGGCGACTGGCGCGAACCCCGGCCCGGCGCGCTGGAGGAGGTGCGGCGCCGGATCGAGGAAGAGGGCTTCCTGCCCAAGGCGACCGTCACCGAACTGCTCGGGCAGCCCAAGACCGGCTTCGGCAACTTCCAGAACTACGGCGACCTGATCATCGAGTTCCCGACGCTGAACACCGGCGTCCAGGACTATCGCCGCACCCTCGACATCTCCGACGCCCTTGCCGGCGTCACCTTCGAGGCCGACGGCGTGCGCCACCACCGCGAATACTTCGTCAGCCACCCGGCCGGCGTCCTCGTCGGCCGGCTGGCCGTCGACCGGCCCGGCGCCCTCGACTGCGTCCTGCGCTACGAACCGGGCATCGACGAGGTCACCGTCACCACCGAGGACGCCGCGATCGTCGTCCACGGCGCCCTGCCCGACAACGGCCTGCGCCACGCCGCCCGGATCCAGGTGATCGCGGAAGGCGGCCGCGTCACCGCGCATCAGGGCCCCGGCACCGCGTACGAAGGCTGCCTCACCGTCGAAGGCGCCGACCGGATCGTCGTCATCCTGGCCGCCGCGACCGACTACGCCGCCGCCTATCCCGCCTACCGCAACGGAATCGACCCGTCCGGACCGGTCGCCGACGCCGTCGCCAAAGCCGCGGCCACCGCCTACGAAGACCTGCACGCCGCGCACGTCGCCGACCACAGCGCCCTGTTCGACCGCGTCGTCCTGAACCTCGGCGGCAGCCTGCCGGAGGACGTCCCCACCGACCGCCTCCAGGCGGCCTACGGCACGCCGGACTCGACCCCGGACGCCGACCGCGCCCTGGAGCAGCTGTTCTTCGACCACGGCCGCTACCTGCTCATCGCCTCCTCCCGCCCCGGAAACCTGCTGCCGGCGAACCTGCAGGGCGTCTGGAACGCCTCGCCGACGCCGCCGTGGTCCGCCGACTACCACGTCAACATCAACCTGCAGATGAACTACTGGCCGGCCGAACCGTGCGCGCTGGGGGAGTGCGCCGAGCCGCTGTTCGACTTCATCGAGGCGTTGCGCGAGCCCGGCCGGGTCTCGGCGCGCACGGTGTTCGGCACCGAAGGCTGGGTGGTCCACAACGAAACGAACCCGTTCGGCTTCACCGGCGTGCACGACTGGCCGGATGCGTTCTGGTTCCCCGAGGCCGCGGCCTGGCTGTGTCTGCACCTGTGGGAGCACTACCAGTTCACGATGGACGAGGACTTCCTGCGGGAGCGCGCGTATCCGGCGATGATGGAGGCCGCCGAGTTCTGGCTCGCGAACCTGCGCCGGGACCCCCGCGACGGCAAGCTCGTCGCGAACCCGAGCTTCTCCCCGGAGCAGGGCGAATACACGGCCGGCGGCTCGATGGCGCAGCAGATCGTGCACGGGCTGTTCGACACCGCGGTCGTCCTCGCCGGCAGGTACGAGCTGGACACCGATCGCTGGGATCGGCTCAAGAACGCCTGCGAGGACCTGGACCCCGGCCTGCGCGTCGGCTCCTGGGGCCAGTTGCAGGAGTGGAAGGAAGACCTCGACGACCCGCAGAACCAGCACCGCCACGTCTCCCAGATGTACGCGCTGCATCCCGGCTCGGCCATCGACGGCCGGTACGACGAGGAGTTCGCCGCGGCGGCGCGGACCACTCTGAACGCCCGCGGCGACGGCGGGACCGGCTGGTCGAAGGCCTGGAAGATCAACTTCTGGGCGCGGCTGCGCGACGGCGACCGCGCACACCGGCTGCTCGCCGAACAACTCGCCGGCAGCACCCTGCCGAACCTGTTCGACACCCACCCGCCGTTCCAGATCGACGGCAACTTCGGCGCCACGGCCGGCATCGCCGAGATGCTGGTGTCCAGCGAGCTCGGGGAGATCGAGATCCTGCCGGCGCTGCCCGCGGCCTGGCCGACCGGCTCGGTGAGCGGCCTGCGGGCGCGCGGCGGCGTCCGCGTCGACATCGCCTGGGCCGACGGGAAGGCCACGGAGCTCTCGCTGACCGCCGACCGCGACACGACGCTGCGGATCCGCTCGTCCCTGTCCGACCCTCAGGCACAGACCGAACTGGAAGCCGGACGCACCCTCACATGGAAAGAAGAGATCAAATAA